The Tripterygium wilfordii isolate XIE 37 chromosome 4, ASM1340144v1, whole genome shotgun sequence genome has a window encoding:
- the LOC119996335 gene encoding receptor-like protein 9DC3 yields the protein MGQYSRILYFLFLFLSLEFCSSSIPPFSANTTLQLCSHYDRLALIEFRNSFSLKSDDCPGSYPKTKSWEKGGDCCSWNGVTCDTVTGQVIGLDVSCSWLGGSLYSNNSLFRLLHLRKLNLAHNYFRDSTISPEFGQFKSLTHLNLSHSSFLGEIPSEISHLSNLASLDISSNALRIDDLPLQRLVQNCSLLKQLLFEGVDLSSIDTNSLMNLSSSLTDLTLNGCRLQGKFPSNILYLPHLRILDLSHNELLNIHLPRSNWSSPLQELHFNFVPFTGELPESIGNLNSLKQLTIVACNFTGSIPTSMGNLQQLTHFYGDGNNFNGSIPSSLTTLSKLEVLSIPNSKLVGPIPNFSNLSKLVKLDLYSNSLNGTIQSVLYNLPSSLHSLRLTDNQFTGPINEFQSQSLEGLGLGRNKLNGSVTRSIFNLVNLTWLDLSSNSFSDTLDASMFSKLQNLQFLDLSNNNLTGLLPSPVKVQTYLISNNNLTGQIPSVICNTNLRFLDLSNNGFSGTIPPCFRKMSQRLQVLNLRKNKFSGEIPDIFNEGCELISLHLNDNQLEGSLPRSLVNCQLLELLDLGNNRINDTFPHWLESRIGLQVLILKSNSFHGSIRDWKHYLCFSMLQIFDISNNKFSGPLPNRYFENLKAMMRTEEDSGDGEYLRVNMYPYQDFVVSVIMKGQEYQLVRIIVTFKIIDCSNNKFRGEIPDIIGKLIFLKGLNFSHNSIGGGILSSLGNLRNLEWLDLSLNMLTGKIPGQLTDLTFLSQINLSHNKFVGPIPRSPQLDTFDNSSYEGNSGLCGFPLSKSCGSNNGAPPQSQPLLGEEDDSGSGFDWNIIMMGYSSGLVMGLSLGYIVLVTGKPQWLVRLIEGRWLKQLKRPNQRQRRRKG from the coding sequence ATGGGGCAGTACAGTCGAATCCTCtactttctcttcttgtttctgAGTCTTGAGTTTTGTTCTTCATCAATTCCCCCCTTTTCAGCCAACACGACATTGCAGTTGTGCTCCCATTATGACAGGCTTGCCTTGATTGAATTCAGAAATAGCTTTTCACTAAAAAGTGATGATTGTCCAGGTTCTTATCCAAAGACTAAGTCATGGGAGAAAGGCGGGGATTGTTGTTCTTGGAATGGTGTTACTTGTGATACTGTCACTGGTCAAGTGATTGGGCTCGACGTCAGTTGTAGTTGGCTTGGAGGCTCTTTGTATTCCAACAATAGCCTCTTTCGACTTTTACACCTCCGGAAACTCAATCTTGCTCATAATTATTTTAGAGATTCAACGATATCTCCCGAGTTTGGTCAGTTTAAGAGTTTGACACATCTTAATCTTTCCCATTCTTCCTTTTTAGGTGAAATCCCATCTGAAATCTCTCACCTCTCCAACCTCGCTTCTCTTGATATTTCTTCTAATGCTTTAAGGATTGATGATCTTCCCCTTCAAAGACTTGTGCAAAATTGTTCACTTCTGAAACAACTTCTCTTCGAGGGTGTGGACTTGTCATCCATCGATACAAATTCTTTGATGAATCTCTCATCTTCTTTGACAGatctaacactcaatggatgtAGATTGCAAGGGAAGTTCCCAAGCAACATTCTTTACTTGCCGCACCTGCGCATACTCGATTTATCACACAATGAACTCCTCAACATTCATTTGCCAAGGTCCAACTGGAGTAGTCCTCTCCAAGAACTGCATTTTAATTTCGTGCCTTTCACAGGGGAGCTGCCTGAATCAATTGGTAATTTGAATTCCTTGAAGCAATTGACTATTGTAGCATGTAATTTCACAGGATCAATTCCAACGTCGATGGGCAACCTACAGCAACTAACTCATTTTTATGGTGATGGCAACAATTTCAATGGTAGTATCCCATCTTCCCTCACAACTCTCTCAAAGTTGGAAGTGTTGTCGATTCCAAACAGTAAGTTGGTTGGTCCTATTCCTAATTTTTCGAATCTATCAAAATTAGTTAAGCTAGACTTATATTCGAATTCGCTCAATGGAACCATACAATCAGTTTTATACAACTTACCTTCTTCATTGCATTCTTTGCGTCTCACAGACAATCAATTCACTGGTCCTATCAATGAATTTCAATCCCAATCTCTTGAGGGACTTGGTTTGGGTCGTAACAAGCTGAATGGTTCTGTTACACGCTCAATCTTTAATCTTGTTAACCTCACATGGCTTGATCTGTCATCGAATAGCTTTAGCGACACCTTGGATGCATCCATGTTCTCAAAACTCCAAAATCTTCAATTCCTTGACCTTTCAAACAATAATTTGACTGGATTGCTGCCAAGTCCAGTCAAAGTTCAGACGTACCTGATTTCAAACAATAATTTGACAGGGCAGATACCTTCTGTGATTTGCAATACTAATTTGAGATTTCTTGACCTTTCAAACAATGGATTTTCCGGAACTATTCCACCATGCTTCAGAAAAATGAGCCAACGTCTTCAAGTTCTCAATCTACGAAAGAATAAATTCAGTGGCGAAATTCCGGATATTTTCAATGAGGGATGTGAATTAATTTCTCTCCACCTCAACGACAATCAACTGGAAGGGTCTCTGCCAAGATCATTAGTGAATTGCCAACTGCTGGAACTTCTAGACCTTGGCAACAACCGAATAAATGATACGTTCCCTCATTGGTTGGAAAGTCGCATAGGACTGCAAGTTCTTATCCTGAAGTCCAATAGTTTTCATGGTTCTATACGAGATTGGAAGCACTATCTTTGTTTCTCCATGTTACAAATATTTGACATCTCAAACAATAAGTTTTCTGGCCCGTTGCCAAATAGATATTTTGAGAATCTAAAGGCTATGATGAGAACTGAAGAAGATTCAGGTGATGGAGAATATCTAAGGGTAAACATGTATCCATATCAAGATTTTGTTGTGTCTGTGATCATGAAAGGGCAGGAGTATCAATTAGTTAGAATAATAGTAACATTCAAGATCATTGATTGCTCGAATAACAAGTTTCGAGGAGAGATTCCGGACATCATTGGAAAGCTTATTTTTCTCAAAGGCCTCAACTTTTCACATAACAGCATTGGAGGTGGCATCCTGTCGTCTTTGGGAAATTTGAGAAATCTTGAATGGTTGGACCTCTCTTTAAACATGCTTACGGGGAAGATTCCAGGACAATTGACAGATCTAACATTTCTTTCACAGATAAACCTCTCCCATAACAAGTTCGTTGGACCCATACCCCGAAGCCCGCAGCTCGACACATTTGACAATAGTTCCTACGAAGGAAATTCAGGGTTGTGTGGTTTTCCATTATCAAAAAGTTGTGGTAGTAATAATGGTGCTCCACCACAATCACAACCATTGCTTGGCGAAGAGGATGATTCTGGAAGTGGGTTTGATTGGAATATCATAATGATGGGTTACAGTTCTGGACTAGTTATGGGATTGTCTCTAGGATATATCGTGCTTGTAACAGGAAAACCACAATGGTTAGTGAGGCTCATTGAAGGAAGATGGCTTAAGCAACTGAAAAGGCCAAAtcaaagacaaagaagaagaaaaggctaG
- the LOC119996394 gene encoding vicilin-like seed storage protein At2g18540: MASSRSLLRTVRSFCTTASTHHKNHQNTHNFLKPSTFIGSWNTLKDPKEAEKQLAQLRRDYAKKVKEVRKEYIREVELMRLEKQRKDEARRDALKAANEERKKLKAEAAKARAQERKVAEEEFRQALLKERAQKLENWKMKETKREEKKKENNELLRRKSSLWIDEREMEKKILEAIVDTTSL; encoded by the exons ATGGCCTCTTCTCGCTCCCTCCTGCGCACCGTCCGTTCCTTCTGCACCACCGCCTCCACACACCACAAAAACCATCAAAACACGCACAACTTCCTTAAACCCAGTACGTTCATTGGCAGCTGGAATACGTTGAAGGACCCTAAAGAGGCGGAGAAGCAGCTGGCCCAGCTGAGGAGAGACTACGCCAAGAAGGTCAAGGAAGTTCGCAAGGAATATATACGCGAGGTGGAGCTCATGCGCCTAGAGAAGCAGCGCAAAGACGAGGCCAGGAGAGACGCCCTCAAGGCTGCCAATGAAGAGCGGAAGAAGCTGAAAGCCGAGGCAGCGAAAGCCCGTGCCCAGGAACGGAAGGTTGCTGAGGAGGAGTTTCGACAAGCCCTT TTGAAAGAAAGAGCACAGAAACTTGAGAATTGGAAGATGAAGGAAACAAAgagggaagagaagaagaaagagaataatGAGCTTTTGCGCAGAAAAAGTTCATTGTGGATTGATGAACGTGagatggaaaagaaaatacTGGAAGCCATTGTTGACACCACGTCCCTTTGA